TTGCGCTTGAGCAAATGAACCCGCTTGGGTCATAATATTTTGTTGTGAAAAATTCATACTCTCTTTCGCAAAATCAACATCTCTTATCTGCGATTCTGCTGATGCTATATTAATCTGTGACTGTGATATATTTCTAAACGTTGATTCAAGTTGATTTTGAGAAGCTCCAATTGTAGCCTGAGTAGAATTGATCTGCTCCATAGCACTATCAATGCTATCAAGTGCATTCGATCTTCCTGTAACTGTTGTAACATCGATGCTTCCAACTAAATTTGCAGTACTCATATCTGGAATATTTAACCTTTGTGTTTCACCACTATTAGCACCTATCTGTAAAGTAAGTGATTCTGAACCGTCTAAAAGATTTTTTCCATTGAATGATGTTCCCTGAACAATACTATCCATAGATTTTAAAACGCCATCTATCTCTTTTTGAATAATTGCCCTATCACTGTCATTTAATGTTCCATTTGATGCTTGCAGAGTCAATGTTCTAATTCTATTTAAATTATCATTTAATCCTTGTACAGCACCATCCGCAGTTTGTACTAATCCAATCCCATCATTGATATTCATCATAGCTTGACCATACCCAGATACCTGTGCAGAGAGTCCATCAGAGATAGCTAATCCTGCTGCATCATTTGCAGCATTTGCCAATGCATCCCCAGATGCCAACATAGCTAACGTTCTATCTAAGGCTTTTTGACTGTTCTGTGTTGAAAGATTTGTATATAAGGACGAGACATTTGTATTTATTTTAAAACCCATAACAGATCCTTTCTTTGAAGATAATATCCTTCTTTTACTATTCTAACACTTTACTATTAAGAGTGTTTTAAACTTTTTAATTGACAACTTACCATTCTCTCAACTAATACACGTGCTACTTCCACTTTTCCATCAACAATCGATGTAATCGGTAACATTGCCAACTTAGCCTGTTCTTGCAGAGATGTAACTTTTACAATAACATTAGCATCTTTTGAGTGTGCCAGTACCGCTTCACAAATATTATATTTTTTCTCTACATTATCAAGTGTAATAATGATTGCAGCCGCCTTATCTATGTTAATCGCATCTAATATACTTGTTTTAGACGCATCCCCCAAATAAGCTTCTCTGCCATGCTTTAAAGCCTTAATAACGTTTTTGTTAGAGTTATCAATAACAATAAAGCTTGCTCCGATTTTCTCAAGCTCTTCGGCAACAAACTTACCCACTACACCATATCCACAAACAATAACATGATTCTCTTTTCCTGCAATTGTAGAGAAATCTGTTTGTACAACTTTTTCCCTGATAAATCTGTTTACAAATGGACTGATCTTAGAGATAAAAAACGGTGTAATCATCATAGAGAAGATAACGATTAAAACCAAGAACATTGATAGCTGCTCATCAAGCAATCCACCGCTTGTAGCAAGTGCAAAAATTACAAAAGAGAATTCACCTACTTGTGAGAGTGAAAGAGCGGTTTTTAATGATTTAGAGCTGCTTGAAGAGAGTTTTACGACAACAAAAGTGATGATACTCTTCAAAATAAAAACAAGTGCAAACAATAAAACAATCGTACCCACATGTCCAAAGAAGAATTCGATGTCGATCTTCATCCCAACCGTGATAAAGAAAGTCCCAAGCAAAAGATCTTTAAAAGGTGCAATATCAGCTTCAACTTTATGGTGATACTTTGTTTCAGCAATAATCATCCCCACAACAAAAGCACCGAGTGAATATGTAAAGCCCATAAATGCAGCAAATAACGATGCACCGATAACTATAAAAAGTACACTTCCCATAAAAAGCTCGTCAAGTTCTGAAGAAGCCGAGAAATGCAACAGCCATGATACGACTCTTTTTCCGACAATAAATAAAAGTCCCACAACAATTACGGCACTGCTAAACGTATGCCATAAAATTGTCCCTACACTCTGATCCCCTTCAGTAGTTAAAAAACCGATTAGAATTAAGATCGGGATTACAGCAATATCTTGGAAAATCAAAATTCCCGTTGCCTTTTGCCCGTAAGGTCTGTGAATCTCTTTTGAACTTTTTAAATAGCTCAAAACAACTGCGGTTGAAGAGAGAGAAAATGCAAGTGCGATCATCAGTGATGATACAGAATCAAGCTCAAATAGATAATGCCCTATCGCATAAAAAACTGCCGAGGTGATCCCAACCTGTAAAATACCGTTGCCGAAGATCTCTTTTCTCATGCTGTTCATCTTCGCCAAAGAGATCTCTAGCCCAATCGTAAACATCAAAAATACGATTCCAAATTCACCAACAAGTTCCAATTCGTGTGAATGACTTGCGTCCCTTAAATCAAATGCGTATACGATGATCGTACCCGTTATGATATACCCTATGATCTGTGATATTCCGATCTTTTTTAGAAATATATTAACGACAATAGATATCCCTAAAGCCATAATAATATAAAGAAGTGTGTTTTCCATTGCAAACTTTCATAATTTAATAAGTGATTATATTATATAATCGCATTTATATTTATAAATATGTGGAGATTTTTAGATGACTAAATACATTTTTGTTACCGGTGGGGTTTTAAGTTCTCTTGGTAAGGGGATCACAGCAGCGAGTATTGGTACACTTTTAAAGCACTCTGGTAAAAAAGTGGGTATGTTAAAAATAGATCCATATATCAATGTTGACCCTGGTACTATGTCACCGTTAGAGCATGGAGAGGTTTTTGTAACAAAAGACGGAGCTGAAACCGACTTAGATATCGGAAACTATGAAAGATTTTTAGATACATCGTATCTTAAAACTTCAAACTTCACAACAGGACAAGTATACTCAAGCGTAATTGAGCGTGAACGTGCAGGTGGATACTTAGGGCAAACTATTCAGGTTATTCCACATATCGTTGGAGAGATCGTTAACCGTATCAAAGCTGCAGGTGAAGGGCATGACATCCTTGTAGTAGAACTTGGTGGGACAGTTGGTGATATTGAAGGTTTACCGTTTATGGAAGCTATTCGCCAAATGAAACATGACGATGAAGTAGCGGGTACTTTCTTTATTCACGTAACACTTATTCCATTCATTAAAGCTGCAGGTGAATTAAAGTCAAAACCGACACAACACTCTGTTCAAGAGCTTCGCCGTATCGGTATTACACCGCAGATGGTAATTGCTAGATGTGAAAATGCATTACCGAAAACTTTCAAGAAAAAACTTGCTATGAGTTGTGATGTAAGTAACGACAGTGTTGTTGAAGCGCTTGATGCGGCATCCATTTATGATGTTCCAATGAGCTTTTTAAGACAAAACATTTTAAAACCGATCGCAAAAGAGTTAGATCTCGGTGAGCTAGAACCTGATATGGAAGAGTGGGATAATCTTGTTAAGAAGATTGTTCAACCAAAAGGGAAAGTTGTTATCGGTTTTGTTGGAAAGTATCTTGCACTTAAAGAGTCGTACAAGTCACTTACTGAAGCACTTATCCATGCAGGTGCACATCTTGACAGCCGTGTTGAGATCTGCTGGGTTGATTCAGAAGAGATCGAAGAAAAAGGTGCTGAAGCACTTTTAGCTGACTGTGACGGTGTTCTAGTTGCAGGAGGTTTCGGTAGCCGTGGTGTTGAAGGTAAAATCCAGGCAATCGAATACGCTCGTGTAAACAAAGTACCATACCTTGGAATCTGTCTTGGTATGCAACTTACATTAGTTGAATATGCACGTAACGTTTTAGGTTTAGAGGGAGCTAACTCGGTTGAGTTTGATGAAAATACTCCATATCCTATGATCTATCTAATCGATAACTTCTTAGATCAAAGCGGTGATACACAACTTCGCACACACCAATCACCTATGGGTGGTACACTTCGCCTTGGTGAATACCCATGTGATACAAAAGAGGGTTCACTTCTAAGAGAAGCATATAACGGTGACAAAACAATTTTTGAGAGACATCGCCATAGATATGAAGCAAATCCGACATACAGAGATCAGCTTGAAGCTGCAGGTATGATCGTAACTGGTGAATCAAACGGTCTGATCGAAGCTGTTGAAGTAAAAGATCACCCATGGTTCCTAGGTGTACAATTCCATCCGGAATTCACATCTCGTCTTCAAACACCAAACCCTTCAATTTTAGCGTTTGTTGATGCAGCACTTAAATCTGAATAAGCAACCTCTTACAAAAAAAGCGCTCTACAACCTGCTCTCAAGCAGGTTTGACGGAGCCGATAAAAAACTTTCACATATTCCAAATCCTGCCCTGCTTCATAACGGCGAAAAAGCCGCAAAAAGAATAGCCCAAGCGATACTAACAAACCAAAAAATAGTGTTAGTTGGTGATTATGATGTTGACGGAGTGAGTTCTACTGCCATTATGGTCGATTTTTTCAGACAGATCCCCTACCCGCTTGAAGCTATTATTCCAAACAGATTTAACGATGGTTACGGGGTAAGTCCTAAAATTCTAGAGAGAATTGATGCGGATCTCGTACTTACCGTAGATAACGGTATTACAGCCGTTGAAGCGGCAGATATTTGTAAGCAAAGAGGGATTGATCTTATCATCACCGATCACCATACACCCTCAGATAATCTACCGGATGCTTATGCGATCGTTGATCCGAAACTCAAAGAGTGTAACTACCCTTTTAAAGAGATCTGTGGTGCTCAGGTTGCATGGCTCGTACTTGCACTTGTGAAAAAAGAACTAGGTCTTGGGATCGATATGAAACAGTTCTTAGATATTCTGGCGATTGCCATTATTGCCGATGTGATGCCTTTGATCGATATAAACCGAACTCTTGTAAAAGAGGGACTGAAGTATATGATGTATTCTCAGCGTCCAGCTTCGATCATCATACGAGACTTTCTCAACAAGTCACAAATCAACTCTGAAGATATAGGGTTTATGATAGCCCCTCGCCTAAACTCTGCAGGAAGGCTTGAAGATGCCTCTATTGCACTTGAATTTTATACGGCTAAAGATACAAACAAAGCCTATCATCAGTTTGAACTTCTTGGAAAACTCAACGAACTTAGAAAAGAAACAGAAGCACAAACTACACAGACTGCTTTTACTCAGGTGAATGAAAATGACAAAGTGATTGTTGTAGCCGGAGAGGGCTGGCATGAAGGTGTTGTAGGGATTGTTGCTTCACGTTTAGTTGATAAATACTCCAAACCTGCCATAGTACTAAGCATGCACGGTGAAGATGCAAAAGGAAGTGCCAGAAGTGTCGGCGAGGTCAATATTTACGAGCTTATCAAGAAAAATGAACACTTGTTAACTAAATTCGGTGGGCATAAAATGGCGGCAGGATTAGGACTAAAATGTGAAAATATTGAGCTCTTTAGAGATGCAATAAACAAAAGTGCCGAATCAATTCCTAAAGAGGATTTTATCCCTAAAGAATCACTTAGCGGAGTACTTGAAACTGATGAGATCGATAACGAGATCCTCACATTACTCGATACTTTTGAACCTTTCGGTGAAGCGAATGCCCGTCCATCGTTTTTACTTGAAGATGCAGAAGTGGTGAGCATCAAACTTTTAGGTGCCGACAAATCGCATTCAAAAATAGAGGTACGTCAATACCCACACCAAAGAAAAACAATAGAGCTTATCGCTTTTAGAACTGTTTACAAAATGCCATCAGATCGAAGAATCTCTTGCAGCTATACGATCGCAAAAAATGAGTTTAACGGAAGGGTATCTACACAACTATTACTCAAAAAGATCTATTAAGTGTAGCCGCTGTATAATGAAAAAAACAGTACAAGGTGTAAAGATGTCAAATAAACTCTCCCGTCGTGATGCCCTAAAACTTATCGGTCTCTCCCCTGTCGCAGCTTCTGTTTTGCTCTCAAGCAGTGCAACTACACAGCTCGAAGCTTCAGAAGATGTTGAAGGAAAAATAGTGATTGTAGGTGGAGGAAGTGGCGCTATTATGGCACTTTCTCGCTTGCAGCGTGCTATTAAAAACCCTGATATCACTATTATTGCTCCAAACGAGGTGCATATCTATCAACCCGCTCAGGTTTTTGTTGCTTCTGGAGAGATGGAAATAGAAGATATTTTCTTAGATAACAACGACTATATCGATACAGATAAAGTTAACTGGATTAAAGATGAAGTGAGTAAATTTAATCCGGATAATAACAGTGTAACTTTGCGATCGGGAGAAAAAATAGGATACGACTATCTCATTGTTGCCACAGGGATTCAGTCTAACTATGAAGAGATCAAGGGATTAAAAAAAGAGGATATAGGTACTAACGGGATATCTAGCGTTTATCTTAATGATCTTGAATACGGAACTGCCCAGGGTGCTACAATCACTTGGGATTGGTTTAACGATCTTAAAACTGCTGCAAAAACGAAAAAACCAAAAGTGCTTTACACACAACCAAGCTCCCCTATAAAATGTGGCGGAGCGCCTCAAAAAATGCTTTATCTTAGCGCCGATTACCTCAAAGAAGCGGGACTTAGTGCCGAGTATACCTTTGCAACCGGATTAAAATCGCTCTTTCATCTTCCAAAGATAGATCAAGAGCTTCACAAAACACAAAAGAGATATGACAAAATAGAGAATAGATTTCAGCACCACTTACAGTCAATAGATGTGAAAAACAAAAAAGCAACCTTTATCCATGCCTATGAAGAGGAGGTATATGATGAAGATTTCGAGATCTATGAAAAAGTTTCAAGAGCTGATGAAGTTGTAATAGATTATGACTTTATTCACATTACACCCCCTATGAGTCCTGTTGATTCACTCAAAGACTCAAATTTGCTTGACAATATGGGCTGGCTGGAAGTTGATCAATACTCACTCCAACACAAACGTTATAAAAATATCTTCGGAATCGGCGATGTATGCGGGATCCCTATGGGAAAAACAGGTGGAAGTGCAAGACACCACGGCCCTGTGTTAGTTGAAAATCTTATTTCGGTTATGAAAAATGAAAATCTCAAGGCAAAATTTGACGGCTATACGGTGTGCCCTTTAAAAACTCAGTACGGTAAAATTATTATGGCTGAATTTAATTACAAAGGGCCTGCTCCTACATTTCCACTTGACTTTGAAAAGCCGAGATGGATCTGGTGGGCTTTTGATCTGTATATGTTAAAACCGATGTACAAATATCTTATGCTTACAGGCAGATTCTAGGTAGATGATCATACAAGAGGAGTGTCTGCGTACGCGCAGTAATATAATCGCATTTAGTGCGCTAAATAACGATGAAATTATATATGCACTACAACATAAAACTGTAAAATCGTTTTCTAGTTTGACATGTAAGCCTCTAAGAAGTATAACGACGGAATATCTCTCAACACAGACAACCGCTATCAGTTTTCATAAAACTGATAATCTTGTCGCTATTGCAAATGGTAAAACTATCTATATCATCAATACAAAGACAAAAGAAGTTTTACAAACGATCATCAGCTATGCCGGAGATATTACAACTCTTCATTTTATACAAAACTCCCCTTATCTTATTACAGGGACCAAAAACGGCCGTGTAGTACAGTATAGATATGACGGTAAATCAAGCCTTTCTAGACTTTGTTCTTTCCCTTTTAACAACACCATAGGGAAAAAAGTAGTTGAAAAAAACTATGTAGGTGCGATCGACTCAAATGATAAATATATTGCATGCAGCGGATACGGCGGGGCTATTACAATCATTAAGCTTCATTCACTAACACACAAACAAACAATACAAACAGCACGTGTACGGGTGAATGTATTAAAGTTTATTACCGATGAACTTTTAATCTCTGCGAGTGTTGATGGAAATATCTACTTTCACGATCTAAACAAATACAAAAGTATAAAAACCATCAACTCTCCTATTGGCAATATTACGCAGATTATCCCTATTACAGGGGAGAAATATGCTTTAATTATCGGGGAATCAAATAAAATTTCCCTGCTTGACCTTGTTCAACAAAAAGTTATCTCCAATGAACTTTTCAAATTTGAGCTTGATCTAAAATTTGTAGAACTTATTGAAAATACTATTTTTGTTGTTTTAGAAAATAACCATGTTGAAAAGATTACACTTCCCACAGCACATATGCTTAGAGAGCTGATCTTACATAATAATCTTGAAGATGCTTATAAGTTATTAGAAAATAACCCTATACTCTACACTACTCCTGAATACGATCAACTTGAAAAGATCTACAAACAGCTCTATACAAAAGCGATCGATGCATTTACAGCATCAAAAAAACGTGAAGCTATCGAGCTTCTTGAGCCTTTTAAAAAGATAGAGAGTAAAAAAAATGATCTCAACCTTATCTTTAATTCGTTTGAACAGTATCAAAAGTTTCAAACGCTTGTATTGGAGAAAAAATACCATATAGCCTACGCTATGGTGGAAAAATATCCAGCTTTGAAACAGACTCATCCCTATACAACAATGGAGAGTGGTTTTAAAGAGGCATTTTCATTTGCTCAAAAACAGATCAGACTCGGCAGAGATGATCTTGCACACGATACCCTCTCAATCTATGCAAGTGTAAACTCTAAAAAAGCGCTTGTGAAACTTCTGCTAAAACAAAACAAAGATTTTCTCCACTTTTTACGAGCAATTCAGGCAAAAAACTATCAAAACATTGCCCTGCTAATCAAAAAGAATGAAAACTTTAAACAACTGGGACAATACCAGGAGCTTTTAAAAGAGCTACAACTCCAGCTTCAAACTATTAAAGAGGATATTTTTCGCTCAAAAGTAGATAAAGCGATCGAGAAAATTCAACAACTCCAATATATTCAAGATATAAAAGAGCCCCTAAAAGAGCTCTATATACTTGCTAGTCATGCCAAGAAGTTTTTACAATATTACGAACAAAATGACTTTCTTAGCTGTTATGAAACG
Above is a window of Sulfurimonas marina DNA encoding:
- the recJ gene encoding single-stranded-DNA-specific exonuclease RecJ, translated to MQHLNLNKQPLTKKALYNLLSSRFDGADKKLSHIPNPALLHNGEKAAKRIAQAILTNQKIVLVGDYDVDGVSSTAIMVDFFRQIPYPLEAIIPNRFNDGYGVSPKILERIDADLVLTVDNGITAVEAADICKQRGIDLIITDHHTPSDNLPDAYAIVDPKLKECNYPFKEICGAQVAWLVLALVKKELGLGIDMKQFLDILAIAIIADVMPLIDINRTLVKEGLKYMMYSQRPASIIIRDFLNKSQINSEDIGFMIAPRLNSAGRLEDASIALEFYTAKDTNKAYHQFELLGKLNELRKETEAQTTQTAFTQVNENDKVIVVAGEGWHEGVVGIVASRLVDKYSKPAIVLSMHGEDAKGSARSVGEVNIYELIKKNEHLLTKFGGHKMAAGLGLKCENIELFRDAINKSAESIPKEDFIPKESLSGVLETDEIDNEILTLLDTFEPFGEANARPSFLLEDAEVVSIKLLGADKSHSKIEVRQYPHQRKTIELIAFRTVYKMPSDRRISCSYTIAKNEFNGRVSTQLLLKKIY
- a CDS encoding cation:proton antiporter, yielding MENTLLYIIMALGISIVVNIFLKKIGISQIIGYIITGTIIVYAFDLRDASHSHELELVGEFGIVFLMFTIGLEISLAKMNSMRKEIFGNGILQVGITSAVFYAIGHYLFELDSVSSLMIALAFSLSSTAVVLSYLKSSKEIHRPYGQKATGILIFQDIAVIPILILIGFLTTEGDQSVGTILWHTFSSAVIVVGLLFIVGKRVVSWLLHFSASSELDELFMGSVLFIVIGASLFAAFMGFTYSLGAFVVGMIIAETKYHHKVEADIAPFKDLLLGTFFITVGMKIDIEFFFGHVGTIVLLFALVFILKSIITFVVVKLSSSSSKSLKTALSLSQVGEFSFVIFALATSGGLLDEQLSMFLVLIVIFSMMITPFFISKISPFVNRFIREKVVQTDFSTIAGKENHVIVCGYGVVGKFVAEELEKIGASFIVIDNSNKNVIKALKHGREAYLGDASKTSILDAINIDKAAAIIITLDNVEKKYNICEAVLAHSKDANVIVKVTSLQEQAKLAMLPITSIVDGKVEVARVLVERMVSCQLKSLKHS
- a CDS encoding NAD(P)/FAD-dependent oxidoreductase, with translation MKKTVQGVKMSNKLSRRDALKLIGLSPVAASVLLSSSATTQLEASEDVEGKIVIVGGGSGAIMALSRLQRAIKNPDITIIAPNEVHIYQPAQVFVASGEMEIEDIFLDNNDYIDTDKVNWIKDEVSKFNPDNNSVTLRSGEKIGYDYLIVATGIQSNYEEIKGLKKEDIGTNGISSVYLNDLEYGTAQGATITWDWFNDLKTAAKTKKPKVLYTQPSSPIKCGGAPQKMLYLSADYLKEAGLSAEYTFATGLKSLFHLPKIDQELHKTQKRYDKIENRFQHHLQSIDVKNKKATFIHAYEEEVYDEDFEIYEKVSRADEVVIDYDFIHITPPMSPVDSLKDSNLLDNMGWLEVDQYSLQHKRYKNIFGIGDVCGIPMGKTGGSARHHGPVLVENLISVMKNENLKAKFDGYTVCPLKTQYGKIIMAEFNYKGPAPTFPLDFEKPRWIWWAFDLYMLKPMYKYLMLTGRF
- a CDS encoding flagellin; the protein is MGFKINTNVSSLYTNLSTQNSQKALDRTLAMLASGDALANAANDAAGLAISDGLSAQVSGYGQAMMNINDGIGLVQTADGAVQGLNDNLNRIRTLTLQASNGTLNDSDRAIIQKEIDGVLKSMDSIVQGTSFNGKNLLDGSESLTLQIGANSGETQRLNIPDMSTANLVGSIDVTTVTGRSNALDSIDSAMEQINSTQATIGASQNQLESTFRNISQSQINIASAESQIRDVDFAKESMNFSQQNIMTQAGSFAQAQANTSLASVMRLLK
- a CDS encoding CTP synthase; this encodes MTKYIFVTGGVLSSLGKGITAASIGTLLKHSGKKVGMLKIDPYINVDPGTMSPLEHGEVFVTKDGAETDLDIGNYERFLDTSYLKTSNFTTGQVYSSVIERERAGGYLGQTIQVIPHIVGEIVNRIKAAGEGHDILVVELGGTVGDIEGLPFMEAIRQMKHDDEVAGTFFIHVTLIPFIKAAGELKSKPTQHSVQELRRIGITPQMVIARCENALPKTFKKKLAMSCDVSNDSVVEALDAASIYDVPMSFLRQNILKPIAKELDLGELEPDMEEWDNLVKKIVQPKGKVVIGFVGKYLALKESYKSLTEALIHAGAHLDSRVEICWVDSEEIEEKGAEALLADCDGVLVAGGFGSRGVEGKIQAIEYARVNKVPYLGICLGMQLTLVEYARNVLGLEGANSVEFDENTPYPMIYLIDNFLDQSGDTQLRTHQSPMGGTLRLGEYPCDTKEGSLLREAYNGDKTIFERHRHRYEANPTYRDQLEAAGMIVTGESNGLIEAVEVKDHPWFLGVQFHPEFTSRLQTPNPSILAFVDAALKSE